The Deltaproteobacteria bacterium genome contains the following window.
ATTAATAATGGCAGTGATCCGTTCAAGGCCCATACCGGTATCAACCCCAGTTTTTTGTAAGGGTTGCATACGTCCATCGCCAAAACGCTCAAATTGCATAAAGACATTGTTCCAAATTTCAACAATACGTCCATTTTCAAAGTCTTCAGCACTTACGTCGCTATTACCGATAAGATCGTAGTGAATTTCAGTGCATGGTCCGCATGGGCCGGTATCACCCATAGCCCAAAAATTATCTTTCATACCCATATCTAAGATGCGCGCTTCGGGCAGAGTGCTTATTTTTTTCCAGTAAGTGCGCGCTTGGGTGTCAGCAGCAATACCATCAGCTCCGCCGAAGACGGTTACCCATAAACGTTCAGGATTTAAACCCCATTCTTTAGTGATAAGACTCCATGCAAGTTCGATTGCTTCGGGTTTAAAGTAATCGCCAAATGAAAAATTACCAAGCATTTCAAAGAAAGTATGATGACGCGCAGTGCGCCCGACTTCTTCAAGGTCATTATGCTTGCCACTAACTCGCAAGCATTTTTGACATGATGCGGCACGCGTATAGGGTCGTTGTTCAGCGCCTACAAAAACGTCTTTAAATTGCACCATACCTGCATTAGCAAACATAAGGGTTGGATCATTGGCGGGGATTAATGAACTCGATTTGACTATGGTGTGTCCATTTTTGGCAAAATAATCGAGAAATTCTTGGCGAATGGTTTTAGCAAATCTTTTCATGAGGGGGCAGTGTTTAGCACATTAATAACAAAGCTGTAAGCTTTGATGTACAAAAGTAGTAAATAAAATAATAAGTTGCGAATTGCATGATATAAACACTAACAGTTTAACGGTAAACAGTTTAACGGCTAACGGGCTTAGTACAAACCGGATACGCCGCTCAATTATCGTGGATAGTTAATTTGATCTGGCAATTTTTATTGCGCATTATCTGAATTATATAAATGGGCCTTTCCCCAGTCATTAAATAGCCCAATTACTTCTTTAGCTTGGTTGGCACGACAGCTAGAAATAAGAAATTCTTTGATGTCATTAAAATTCAGATGTTCGGAGTGTTGATTATATATATCGCCCAATTTAAAAATTAAATTATTTGTTGCATTACCGTAAGAATACTGCCCAGACTTATTGGCATATATGCTTTCAAGACGAACAATTTCGGTGGTTAAATCTGCCAACAGCTTAAAAGTGATATCTGGGCATTTAATGTAAGTACTAATAGTTTGGATAATTAAATCATTAGTTGCAGATACGTGACATAAAGCAGCTGCGAAAAGCTTAGTCACCCAATCAATAAAATCAGCAAAAGAAATCTTCTCAATATTATATGAATCTTGAAATTGGCAAAGCTTATTATATTGCGGTAGCAGGGTATTAAAGATCTCATGAGCATCTTTTATTTTGTTATCGTCAATGGTGTTCTTATTGGCGATGGAAAGCAGTTTAATTCCGAGTTTCTCGATGTCCGAGCGGTTAATATCTTTATATTGTTTTGAAACCGAGTTAATTTTATCTAACATATTTTTGGCGATTTTATTATCTCCATGCGCTGAAATAAGCAGTTGGCCATATAAACCACGATATTCATTATCTACTTTATCGATTGCTTTAACATAATTCTTAAAATGCTTTAGTACATTACTAGGATCAGCATATGGGTTGTTGGCCATGTACATCTTACGCCATGCAATTGCTTGCTGTTTTTCTTTTTCGGTGACGTTTGTGTCTATATCTTGGAGACTGGCGGTTAATTGATGCAACTTATCAATCTTATCCGCTGATGCCTTTGGTCCAGAAGCGTTAGTTGGAAAAAAAGAATTGTTTAATGCTTGCTGGGATCCACCATTTTCAAATGTAATAGTTGGTGCCATTTTTATCCTCATCTATCAAATTTAAATGCTAACCTTCTTTTATCTACCATAAAGTTACTTATTTTGTCTACTAATGTCCCCCAAGCTATTTTTTAAGGCTTATTTAGCCCATTCAACATGAGTTATTTTTTGTCCGACTAAATTGAAGTGAACATTTACTGGTTTTTTGGTTTCTAGGCTTTTATGTAAAATAGTTAGCCATTGAGGAGCGTTGGGTAAATCCATATGCAAGAAATACAGCGCCTGACGAAAAAAAAATGTCACTATATATCTTTTACCCTTCTGGTATTGGCTATCTAGTCTTATATGCTCAACTTCAAGATTGGATTCAATCGTATCTTCAATATGTTCCATGTATTTTTTTGCCTTTCTATATAGTGTAAAATTAAAAATGAACTGGAGCATTAGCAATATTTCTGCCAGAAGATGCGGGTAAAGCAGCGCGTAAATCACGAAAATGGTCTAAGTGTGCACTGGTGGTTGCGGGATCTCTCATATGGTCACCAGAGGCATCCCAGGTTTCGCTGCTGTAATCCCAGCCGCGAGTATAGACATCACGACTAGTGGTGCCAGATACCGTGCTAGCGGGATTGGGGTTTTGTGCGCTAATCCATTCAGTAGTTGTGACCGGTCTGCCAAGACTAAGCGATGGGTCAATAACCATACCAACCGGACCACTTGGGCTTGCTACCTGGACGATGGGTGCAACATGCCAATCCCACATCACCCCGCCGCCAGGATAATTTGCAATAGGTACATCCAATGCCCCACTAGCAGTAGTTGCGCGTACCCAAAATTTTTCTACCGGTATACCCAAACTATTAATATGTTCTGCCATACGATCAGCACGAGTAAAACAGCCATTATTTGCATATTCAAACGGGATATCTTGCTGACTAGCCATATAATTATACAACCATTGAGCTTGCTCAGCAGTAAGTGCACCACCAGCCCATTCGCCTAAAAATACCGTGGCACTACCTGCGGTGATACTGCCGACGTCAGTCATATCACCCATGCGTGACGGTGGGTTGCCTTCAACAAAGACCGAAATTAAACCACCACGAATTGTATCAGGGGGCACCCCTACACAAAATGCATGATCAGTGACCCGGGCTACCGGCTTACCTTCAATAAATACGGTGGGAGCACATGGCGGCATAATTGGACCACCAACATGCGGCGCGCCACTAGGTGCGACTAAAGGGCACGTATGTGGGTCAGCTAAACGAGCGGCAGGACGAGGCATTTGTATCCCCTTAATTTATATAAACCATACCGCCTTTGAGTTTGATTTGACCCGAAGCCGTAAACTCAAATTCAGTACCAGTAATAGTTACCTTGCCGCCGCTACTCAAGCTAATTTTACTTGCGCCACATGATAACTCAATACCACTGCTATTAAGGCTAATTGAGCTGCCGCCACAAGAAATCGAAATTTTCTTGCCTGCCTTAATAGCACGTAACAAACCCGTTTCTTCTAAATGGGCACCAGCCACCATCGTATTAATGGCACCGCCAACGGATACTGCATAGGCACCACCGACGGTAAGAGTTTTAGCGCCACCAATGGTTTCAAGGCTGGCGCCGCCGATTGATTCAGTTTTTATTGCAGCGATTTTAATATTTTGACTACTACCGATTTGCAAATCGTCGTTTACCCCTATGTTCACGTTGCGATTGATTCCGATATTGTTAGTATAATTTTTTGCTATATCAATAGAGCGGTCACCGACAACTTTTTGATCGTCGTTATTGACTATAGTGGTTGAGCGATTATTAGCAACTAACGTAGTCTGATCATTGTTGACGGTTACGGTGCGATTGCGAGCAATAGTAGTAGATTCGTCACGATTAACTTGCAAACTACGATCAGCGCCAACGGTAATACTTTGATTACCACCTATATTTATAGTTTGGCTACCACCAACCGTAATTCGATCATTGCTGTCAATATTATAGGTTTGGTTGTGAAGAATATGTGCGTTTAAATCTTTTTGAGCATGAAGAATTATTTCTTCGCTGCCGGTTGCATCTTCAAAGGTTAGTTCATTAAAACCTAAATTATTACGTGAGCTTCGTGAAGTAATCGTACTTTTTGTTTTGTCTTGCGGGAGGGTTAGCGGTGGACGATTCAAGCCGTTATATAAACAACCGGTGACTAGAGGCAAATCAGCATTACCTTGCACAAATTGCACAATAACTTCCATACCTATGCGTGGGATAAATACTGTACCATAGCCAGGGCCAGCCCAAGATTGCATTACTCTTATCCAACAAGAGCTTTCGCCATTTTTGGGGCTGAGTAGATCCCAATGAAATCTCACTTTAATTCGACCATGCTTATCG
Protein-coding sequences here:
- a CDS encoding PAAR domain-containing protein; the encoded protein is MPRPAARLADPHTCPLVAPSGAPHVGGPIMPPCAPTVFIEGKPVARVTDHAFCVGVPPDTIRGGLISVFVEGNPPSRMGDMTDVGSITAGSATVFLGEWAGGALTAEQAQWLYNYMASQQDIPFEYANNGCFTRADRMAEHINSLGIPVEKFWVRATTASGALDVPIANYPGGGVMWDWHVAPIVQVASPSGPVGMVIDPSLSLGRPVTTTEWISAQNPNPASTVSGTTSRDVYTRGWDYSSETWDASGDHMRDPATTSAHLDHFRDLRAALPASSGRNIANAPVHF